The sequence ATTGAGCTCCCGCTGTTTTGCCAGGTGTGCTCTTTCACTTTCAAAAAGCCATTGTAAATATTTGTGGCAAGTTGAATGGACGAAGTAGAAAAATTTACTTTGACAATATTTCCCACATTCAATTTATCGCCTTCGTTCCCCTGCAGCTTCGGGAAATATGTTCCGAAAGTAAAAGGTTTTAATTTGTGTTGCTCATAATAACAATTGAAAAGCAACGGATCTGTTTTTTCAATAAGTTTTTTAATTAGAGAAATAAATCCTCGACCATAATTTTTCGGTATTATATCGGGACTTATTTCATAATCCAGTGTTATTCTCACATTCCGCCTCCATTAAAAATTTTGTAATCTTGCAATCTTGGTAATCTTGGTAATCTTGCAATCTTGGTAATTTGGTAATCTTGGTAATAAACACCCCACAATACCCTCTATCATAGGACATTCAAATTGTGCTTCAAATTAAATAATTTTTCTTTTTTATCTATTACATTCAATTAATTAATAATATTTTTTCTGAATCTCAGCTTAAGTATTAATAAATTAGCGGTGTAAATATGACCGGGACAATTTAATGCCTGGCAAATCGGAAAATACAAACTACGTCAATTACCTAGTAGAGCTTTCGCAGGCGGGCAGAAAGAACGCCTTTTTCGACCTGTGCGAAATCAATCTGAAAAGCGTTTTTACTACTGTCTATCGTTTAACCGCGGATTATAACTCAGCGCGTTCCGTTACGGTTCAGGCGTTTTTGAACGCATGGGAAGAAATTAAAGAGTACGATTATAAAATTCCGTTTGCGCTCTGGATAAAACAAATTGCAGTTAATACAGCCATACCCAAAATCAACAAATCGAGCATGATAAAACTGCCTGACGAACTCCCGGACGACAATAAAAAGAAACTCGAAACGCTTATTATGAATCTCGATTACGTCCGGCGCACAATATTCGTACTTCACGACCTCGAAGGTTATGACTACAATAAAATTGCCGAATTTCTATGGTACGACAACACCGACGAAATCATTACCGCTTTGATGGAAACCCGGGAATATCTGATGGAAGCGGTGTGCAAAAAATGAATTGCAACGATATTTATATTTATCTGCACAGATATATCGACGAAACGCTCGACGAGAAATCGCTGCGCGAACTTAAGATTCATATTGAAACATGCGCGGGATGCCGCGAAAAACACGACAAGTTCAATCGGTTTTTCGAGCTTCTTAAATCGCTGCCTTATTCAGTGGAACCGCCCGCCGATCTGATCGAATTGCTTTCGAAAGAATTGCTGAGAAAATCTCTCAATCAAATTAACAACGAACGCAAGACGAAAATTATCGACGACATTAAAAAACGGCGCGAGCAATCCCGGCAGGAAAAATTATTGAACGAAACCCGGGGCTTGACAAAAAAGAGCCGGATGAGCCGGTCGCTGAAAACCCCGCATTCCCGGCTCTCGTCGGGTAAAATAATATTGTTTATTGCGGCGGGCGTTTTGATTTTCTCCGCGCTCGCTTATTATTTCTATCTGAACAGTCTCGCAAATTCGCCCTGGACTGTTGAGAGTGTCAAAGGAACATTCGAATTAAACGGACTCAATTATACGGACGCTTTCTGGTACGAAGGCGAAAGATTAATCTGTTCCGATTCCTCCCGCCTCAGAATAATTATACCCGGAGAAGGGAGATTCGAACTGGAAGGAAAATCCGCGGCATTGCTTAAACAGGCTCACAAGAAGAGCAATATAATCTTTCTCGAATACGGCGCCGTTAAAACCGACGACAAGCTCGGACGACTCGGATTGACGGTCGAGTTCGAAAACAACGAATTGAAAGGCGATATAGCTTCGTACGAATTTTATTTAAATAACGGCAACGGAGAATTGACGGTAACAAACGGCGCGGTTTATATCAACGACCGGATTAAAATCAAAGACGGTTACTTCGTAAAATTCCGCAATTTTTCTTCCGGGACGCCTTTGAGGATCGGCGTCGACAGGGATTTCGAAAACTTTGTAGAACAATTCGACGCGGATTACATAACTCCGCAGACGATGTCGGGCATAACAAAAAATGCAAAACGCGAAGACGCGCTTTCATTGCTTTCGATTCTCGAAAATTCGCCATTGACTTACAGAGGGGAATTATTCCAGGCGGTCGCCAACTTCTTTCCTCCGCCTCCAAACGTTACATACGACGGAGTTATTCGGCTCGACAAAGAGATGTTAACAAGCTGGGAAAACACGATCGAAAAATCATTGGGCTCTCAATAAGTAAAAACAGGCACGCTGACGGAACGGTAGATTTTCCAATTGCCTTCGCT comes from Melioribacter roseus P3M-2 and encodes:
- a CDS encoding RNA polymerase sigma factor — translated: MPGKSENTNYVNYLVELSQAGRKNAFFDLCEINLKSVFTTVYRLTADYNSARSVTVQAFLNAWEEIKEYDYKIPFALWIKQIAVNTAIPKINKSSMIKLPDELPDDNKKKLETLIMNLDYVRRTIFVLHDLEGYDYNKIAEFLWYDNTDEIITALMETREYLMEAVCKK
- a CDS encoding anti-sigma factor family protein, whose amino-acid sequence is MNCNDIYIYLHRYIDETLDEKSLRELKIHIETCAGCREKHDKFNRFFELLKSLPYSVEPPADLIELLSKELLRKSLNQINNERKTKIIDDIKKRREQSRQEKLLNETRGLTKKSRMSRSLKTPHSRLSSGKIILFIAAGVLIFSALAYYFYLNSLANSPWTVESVKGTFELNGLNYTDAFWYEGERLICSDSSRLRIIIPGEGRFELEGKSAALLKQAHKKSNIIFLEYGAVKTDDKLGRLGLTVEFENNELKGDIASYEFYLNNGNGELTVTNGAVYINDRIKIKDGYFVKFRNFSSGTPLRIGVDRDFENFVEQFDADYITPQTMSGITKNAKREDALSLLSILENSPLTYRGELFQAVANFFPPPPNVTYDGVIRLDKEMLTSWENTIEKSLGSQ